In Cataglyphis hispanica isolate Lineage 1 chromosome 8, ULB_Chis1_1.0, whole genome shotgun sequence, the DNA window TTCCTCTTGTATACGCTACTCGACACAGAGGGAATTGATGCTTTTTACAGATGTAAAACTTGTTCGAACGTTAATTGTTCGAGCGAAGTTAACGATACCGATAAATAAAaccatatatttgttttaaagcaGCAAAGGATGCTTCtctcatatacatatgcatcgCTAAACGTTTTCAAAAGACTTATCACTCGGAATCGATTAGCGGGTAAGATGACTAGGCAAAACGAATATCATTTATTGATTCTGAAGATGACAACTGTTATCTTCaggattaataaatgatatttgttaagaaaatatttgtcgatgaaatcgcgagaaatttattgtattatcgaCATGAAGACGCGCAAATCAAGGAGGAAATTTTTCTCGTTACAGTTTTACTTGAGGAGAAGTAAACGTTATAACGAGGATGGCAGTAGCGAGGAGGAAACTAAGCAGGGTAGCACTTCGCTGCCCGGTCACAGGCTACCGTCTTCGTATCGCGGAACTTGGCCCATCAGAAGAGACGTATGGGCTAATCAGCAGATTGGCTTTCCGGCCCAGCAGAGCACATCACTCGCTGCGCACAATGTAAGTTGAACGATTATAACGGTGTATTGTGTTGCGTTATTCCATCTCTcgcatatacagggtgtccagAAACCATCGCATGTCCTCGATCACTCCAGCGTTCTGACGTGATTAGGACAGAAGTCGATGGTTCtcaaacatcctgtatatagaTCCCAAAAGGTATAAAGAACTGCCGTATGAGAGATGCCacaaaaaactttaattagaTATGATTAATTAGATTGTATTGTTATCTAAGAAAGTGTAAACGCAACGTGAAATATGTATCCATGAGCAGGATGTGGCCAGCGTGATGAGTTTTTCATCGAATTCTGCGGGTCTCGAGAGTCATTCCGCGGAGTTGCAAGGCCATCGGCGACTGGGCGCCAAGGTAGACGTGGTATACAACCTGTTGGGCATGCTAGAGAAGAACGGTCGGGACGATATGAGCACCACTCTGCTTTCTATGAGCACCTCTCTAGATAGTTGCTTGGTGATGAGACAATCCGGATGCCTGCCGTTGCTCGTGCAACTGATTCACGCGCCAAGACAAGATCCAGACACTCGGGACAGGGCTATGCAAGCGTTGCACAATGTGGTGCACGCTAAGAGCGACGAGAGAGCCGGTCGTCGGGAAGCGCGGGTGCTCCGGTTTCTCGAACAGCTGCGCGATTATTGCCAGAATCTGAGGATGTCCCTAGAAAGGGGCCAGCCTGCGGATGATCTCGAGAGAGGACATCCCGCGGCAACGATAGCCGCGCTCATGAAGCTGTCCTTTGATGAGGCTCATCGTCATGCTATGTGTCAATTGGGTGGTCTTCACGCGGTCGCGGAACTCATCGAGATGGATCATCTGGCGCACGGCAGCGAGAGTGACGACCAAAATTGCATTACATTGCGACGATACGCGGGAATGGCGTTGACCAACCTGACTTTTGGCGATGGCAACAACAAGGCGCTACTCTGCTCCTTTAAGGAATTTATGAAGGCTTTGGTCTCACAATTAAAAAGTCCCAGCGACGATCTTAGACAGGTGACCGCGAGCGTTCTAAGAAATTTGTCCTGGCGTGCCGACAGTAGTAGCAAGCAGACTCTGAGAGAAGTAGGAGCGGTGACAGGTCTGATGAAAGCCGCCATGGAAGGTCGCAAAGAATCCACTCTAAAATCTATACTATCTGCTTTGTGGAATCTGTCAGCTCACTGCAGCACAAATAAAGTGGATATCTGCGCCGTGGATGGCGCACTGGCTTTCCTTGTCGATATGCTGAGTTACAAGGCGCCATCCAAAACGCTTGCGATAGTCGAGAACGCTGGCGGTATTCTTAGAAACGTGTCGAGTCACGTTGCGGTGCGAGAAGACTATCGAGCCATCGTGAGGGAGAGAGGCTGCCTACAAGTTCTTCTGCAGCAGTTGAGATCACCCAGTCTCACCGTGGTCAGCAACGCCTGCGGAGCACTTTGGAATCTGTCTGCGAGGTGTCCTCAAGATCAGCGTCTCCTTTGGGACCTGGGAGCTGTGCCGATGTTGCGCAGTCTCGTTCATTCCAAGCACAAGATGATTTCGATGGGTTCCAGCGCAGCCTTGAAGAATTTGTTGAGCGCCAGACCCGGTTGCAATAATCTCGTTCATTTGGATTCCACGGCACGGGGACTCGGATTATCGACCCTACCGAGTCTGGCTGCTCGCAGACAACGGGCTCTAGAGCAAGAAATTGATCAAAATTTGGCCGAGACTTGTGATAACATTGAGCCGAGTACTTCGCCGATTAACAAGGACGATAAGTTCACGTTTAAGCTAGATCACAGTTTTCTCGGTATCAATACTCACGGTCTGCGCACTTACCAGTTGCACAGTCAGCCCAGCACATCTACCGCCAAATGTAACGGAGTAGCTAGGAGTGAAAGTAGAGATTCCATGCGTTCAGTGACAAGCACGCACTCTGACACCATGTTCGAGAGAGTAAATCGTCATGTTCTGAATGGCGCATCGCCTACCGATTCGCAGATCAAACAACAATCTTCGTCGCTTCATTCCGCAGTTGGATTTGACAGCGCATGTAGCGACACTAACACGAAGGCCACTTCTTCCGAGAGGAAATATACTTTGCGTTACAAGAATGCTATACCTGAACGACTGAGACCATCCGACGGCTTCGACATGAACGAGCTGAGATGCACAAATTCTACTATATCATGGGCTACAGCGCCCAATCAAGAACCATCTCAGACCTCATTACACTCTTCCATTGAGAATAACATGTCTCTGATCGATCAGAGCGCGTCATCTTCGTCCAAGGCCGGCAGCCAGTCCAGCGTTTCCGAAGAAGCCGAAGCAACCGTGTGCGCTAAGTCGGATTATAGACGAACAACCGCGAAAGCGGTTGTTGATAGCTCGAAGCCGGTCTCTTATTTGCGTGATATTTCTCCCATGAAGGAAAACGCAAATTTCAGCAATGTCTATGCGGAGAAAGCTTTGTTGCGTCATGATACTCTGAACAGCATTCAGAAAGCGATATCGCCTACAATCGATTCAGACGGTAATTTGTTCGGCGATTACGCCGAAACGGACTTGGATCAGCCGACCGATTACAGTCTGCGCTATGGCGAGCAAACTATAGACGACGAGAAGCAACATTCCGGTTTCTTTTCGGCCAACGATCAGGGACTTCTACACGAGGACACAGTTAGAACTTATTACACGGAGGGAACGCCGCGTGAGACGTCCTTGAACTCATCCAGGGCCACTTCCGCTTCTGATCTGCAAGACGATAGTCGTATAAGGAACTCGTCGAAAAAGTTACCAGAGCGATATAAGGTGAGGCCCACTGAGGACCACAGTGAATGCAAAGCGTTGTCCTTGACGGACGTGCCGAAATTGAATGACTTCGCCGAATCAGAAACGCAATTGAATTTGCGAGGCGCGACGCATCTTACGGACGATGAGCGCGCAAATCATTCGTTACCGTACCTTAAGGAAGATTTGGGCAAGCAGCTCAAGGCGGTTCAAGAAGACGCATCCATCCAAAATCATTCAAGgtatacttatattaatttctaaataattattcattacatttcatatttgtgttgaatatgtgtgtaaatatatttgaataattctatttggattattatatacatatcaaattagaatttttgttaataatcatTCTTTGCGTTAACATTTGCGTAGTGTAAGAACGACGCCGATTTCGATGGTATTAGGCAGCTCTGAATTTAATGATGATCACGATGCAGAATCCAGCTCTAGGATTACTAGTTtaggtaaattaaaatatttagagtgtattttctaaatatttttctttaatttagataatttttttttataaacaatataaatttacagacTCTAAATCAAatgattgcaaaataaataaagatctaCCGTCAAGTGACATTGAATTCTCATCCAGTAATAATACCGGTTTAAAGACTTCTAATAACGACTCGGGATGTAAGTAATCTAACCTTgcgaaactgaaaaaaataatatgtgatgATTCACAATAAACATGAAACATCTTTCCGAATATATCCAGATCAAATCAGTGATGGAGACGAGGATGATGAGGATCTATTAGCCGCttgtattaatattggaaTGCAAAATAAcaggtaaaaaattataaaatattaatgagattattaaaaaatattagtaattatattattatttggtaaatttgatatacttttttaGGCATAGGCATTCCTTCATAGGAAATAATCTCGAAAAACTTCCTCGATCGGAAAATAATCTGACTCGATATCAAACTAGTCTCGCTCTTGATCAAGTCGAATGTAATGGATCTGTAGAATCTAACAGttcgttatttaatataaattatgcggAGTCTCATGGAACTACAGCTGAAAGTGATTTATCAGAGAAAAACAAGAaggataataatgaaaaaagcgTTCAATTGGAAGCAGCTACAGTAAGATTTTTCAGACTTtctgctattaaaattttttatattgttttttattttaattatattctaaattgtaatatctctttttttctaggtgatgacaaatataaataacgaatACATGCATAATATCGAggaatcaaataatatttcaaccaTGACAGcagtaaaaaatgataatcttgataataatttctcagTGATAACTGTATTACAGAAACCTGACATGTTCTTAAATAAGAATGTATTCGATAACTTTACCGTAAATGATGAATGCGATACAGTTAAAAAAGAATCCATTATACGAGTGGACGAGGCAACAACCGATGATCAGATTTCAACGGACATTCCATCAATGAAGCAATCATTTACAAAAGATTCCGAAAGTAGTGAATCAATTGATTCTGTCGAGCAATCCGAACACGCTCTTCTGGAACTGTGTATCCAATCCAATATAAAATCCGAAAGCAACATTACGATCAACCAAAGCAATGCAGACTACGTTAAAACGCAGTTAGAGTTATATAATGAACAAATAgactttataaaagaaagaaataatatttccgaAGAGCTATCCGAGATTGACGGCAATGCGAGTGAAAAACCGGAGGCACCATTCGAAATTGTGAGGACCTCGGACGTTTTACATCGCGAAAGCGCAGAGAAgcatataaaagaagagaCGTATAGACGACAAAGAGATCCCGACGCTATGATTGCTTCGTTGGATCGATTAACGGCAACGTTAGTTCAACAAACTGAAGCCATACGCGAACGAGATTCCAGCACAATGAAACAGAGTTTGACATGCGACACATGGAACGAGGATTCTCCCAATGACATTTCTTTCCCCAGCATCAGCATAAGCGCGCCGCTGGTCGCTTCGTTCAACAGTGACGCACAAGAAGATCAACGAACCAATGTGTTGGAAAACAATATGCAAGTCGAGAATAATGAACAGACCGGCATGACAGAATCAAAGATTATTCAACGTGAAGCCATCAAACTAGCGGAAGCCGTGCATGCCGAGGCAAACAATCAAAACGAGCTCGAGACGACGAGTTTGACATCTATCGATCTCGAGGCAATCAAACCGCCGTCCTCGATGGGAAGTTTGCTATCGTTGACCGCGAGCTATGCCGGCTCCGCTGACAATAGTGAAACTTTTGTCAATCGGGACAGATGTTATTCCACATCTCTGCCACCGGTATCAACGAGATATTCCGCCGATCCTCGCAATGTACGGAAAAAGTCTCTGCCATTTGGCGTAGTGGCTAAACGAGCGCTAGGCCAAAGTCAGAGTCATACATCTAGTCTGGAGAATTTGCTAAACGAATGTACTAGCTCTCATCTGGAGAATGTCAAGCCGCCGTCCATGATGGACGAATTGCCAGATGTGGGCGATATGGAGAACAGTATGCTCAGCGTGGCTAGCATCACATCGGAGATCGCGGACTCAAAGGAACAGGATTCACACAGTCTGACCGGCAGTGACTCGGCGGTATTCGAAATGCTAAAGCCGGTCGCCAACGTATTATCCATGACATGCATGCGTTACGCTGAGGGCATGCAAAGCAGCGCGAACAACAGTCTGAGTGAGTGCCTGGAGAATATCAATCCGCCGTCCCTATTTAATGAAGTGAGCGAGATGGATGAGTCCACGATGGAAGCGACTACCGATACCCTATGTAGCGATACTCTGTGCATAGAAACAGAGCTGCACACCGACGAGGCAGTGCATTCAATCGTGGCGGAGGTGATTGACGAAGCAGAGAATGACACCGATGAAGCGGTCACTCCGATCTCATCCGAATATTGTGTTAGTAGCTCGGCAGAATCAACGCCGAAACGGCGCCCGCCGCATCTAAAATCTCACTTGACCCCGAAGCAGAAACGGAACTTGACAAAGGAGAGATATAAGACGTATACCATCGCCGCGGAGATTGTTAAGAAAGAACAGGAAGAACGCCAGAAACAGGATAGTACTTGCAACAATGAGGAGGGTGATAAAATTCCACGTGAAAAGTACTCTCCCTTCTCGAAACTAACGCCAAAGCAACGCAGGCAAGAAAATAGAGCGAGATTCCAGACACAGGTGCTGGAAAATCCCTTCCCGGATTTAAATCTGACTCAAACTCAGGAAGTACAGGAAGTACAGGAGTTAGTTTCAGCTAGAAATTCTGGAGAAAAGCAAGAATCCACATCTCCTAACAAGTCCTCGATTCCTACGCTTACAAAGTTACCCATGTGCAGGGCGTTGAGAAGAAAACGCGGAGATTCCCAAGAGAATAAAGAGCGTTATCGCACAAGGACGTTGGACGATTCGGAAACCGTATTTAAAGAGATCGAGCATAATCCTGTTTCAAGCTCTAATGCGACGGAAGAAGGGCAAATAAACGCACAAGGATACGCTCACGAGGAGATTCAAACTATGTTGGAGCAGAATGCCACCATCGTGTTGAACAATTTGAATGAATCGAATAAAGCTAACGGAGATGATATTTTACGTTGCGAAACCGTTACTTTGACGTCACATAATTCCGAAGTGGATCGCGACCTAAGAATGCGCTTTGTAAACGGGCTTTCGAAGAAACTGATGAGCACTCAACACGTTGACAACGCACAAACTCttgcaataaatatcaacCATGAGGAAGCAGAAGCTGAGTACGCACTCACTCACGAGGATCTGGGCTCAGCGGATCAGAATGAATTAGGCAGTGATGAAGAGTCCAACTACGCCGACGAGGAACAGGAACCGAGAGAGACGAAGAGGCCGCGAATAATTAAGCCGGGAATCCCGGGTCGAGATCCGAGCGTGGATTCCAACGCGACGGATAAATCTGAGCCGGAAAGCCCGAAAGCGATTCGAGGACGAAGAAAGGCGCTTTATTCGAATCCAATAACGCGAAAGCCGACACCGCAATCATCGCCGTTGAAGCAAGCAAACCTTATCAGCGGAATACCCATAGGTCGCAGCAATACCTCGCCCATTGTAAGAGCTACTAGAGTCACCACTTTGCGACAGAACAGCAATAGTTCAACGACTACTACAAAAGATCTTCCGAAAATCAACATGAGTCCAAAGAAAACTCCATCTGTTGCGAACGCGGAGAAAAAGACGCGAAACTTGGCAGCTGTATCCAAGAGGGCCTCTGTACCTCAGAAGGGATCTTCATTGACCTTCACAAAATCCACTAAGCGTCATAGTACACCTTCGGCCTCCTCATCGAATTATCAAAGCGATAGTAAATTGCCTGAGGTTCCGATCAAGCCATTGGAACGTCAAGGAACCTTTACAAAGGATGAACCGGAGGTGGAGAATGCGCCAACGGTGCATTCCGCGTCCGGTTCCCCGGTAAAGACAAAGATTGCCAAACCGATTAAAGGCGCTTCGTCAAAGATATACCCGGCGACAGGAAAATCCAAGATCTCCGTGAAAGCGTATCAGCCAAAAATGACAGCCAATAGCTCCGAAAAGATGCAACCGCCTAAAGGACTGCTGATGGCGCCGAAAAAGATGTCCACTGGAAAGATAATTACGCCACCGAAAGTTCTCAACGCATCCCAGAACGATAAGACCTTCCGGAAGGTTGAT includes these proteins:
- the LOC126851269 gene encoding uncharacterized protein LOC126851269 isoform X1 → MFHETEFETRRREMPDENRDQLARDGGGNVSGGRRESSRGGSCEPDPRNRGLTATMIPLPRTGQFAAASQNQKIVKTEKNRLRLILESHGTIDKERRIGMQEEEEEEEEEQVSQNNWQVSAANCSTIAQFSEESGDSYRKGKESADTRRDRLRATEGRVPCGSAASVGVEGVASAWGVQRRQSPPPLISRRLESVADGVAVAAAASYNPVAVTQKCVATKKGAVDAVAPRQPRIYPGPPLIAETSKEDAMEPETKEEDERRSSTPSPEFYLRRSKRYNEDGSSEEETKQGSTSLPGHRLPSSYRGTWPIRRDVWANQQIGFPAQQSTSLAAHNDVASVMSFSSNSAGLESHSAELQGHRRLGAKVDVVYNLLGMLEKNGRDDMSTTLLSMSTSLDSCLVMRQSGCLPLLVQLIHAPRQDPDTRDRAMQALHNVVHAKSDERAGRREARVLRFLEQLRDYCQNLRMSLERGQPADDLERGHPAATIAALMKLSFDEAHRHAMCQLGGLHAVAELIEMDHLAHGSESDDQNCITLRRYAGMALTNLTFGDGNNKALLCSFKEFMKALVSQLKSPSDDLRQVTASVLRNLSWRADSSSKQTLREVGAVTGLMKAAMEGRKESTLKSILSALWNLSAHCSTNKVDICAVDGALAFLVDMLSYKAPSKTLAIVENAGGILRNVSSHVAVREDYRAIVRERGCLQVLLQQLRSPSLTVVSNACGALWNLSARCPQDQRLLWDLGAVPMLRSLVHSKHKMISMGSSAALKNLLSARPGCNNLVHLDSTARGLGLSTLPSLAARRQRALEQEIDQNLAETCDNIEPSTSPINKDDKFTFKLDHSFLGINTHGLRTYQLHSQPSTSTAKCNGVARSESRDSMRSVTSTHSDTMFERVNRHVLNGASPTDSQIKQQSSSLHSAVGFDSACSDTNTKATSSERKYTLRYKNAIPERLRPSDGFDMNELRCTNSTISWATAPNQEPSQTSLHSSIENNMSLIDQSASSSSKAGSQSSVSEEAEATVCAKSDYRRTTAKAVVDSSKPVSYLRDISPMKENANFSNVYAEKALLRHDTLNSIQKAISPTIDSDGNLFGDYAETDLDQPTDYSLRYGEQTIDDEKQHSGFFSANDQGLLHEDTVRTYYTEGTPRETSLNSSRATSASDLQDDSRIRNSSKKLPERYKVRPTEDHSECKALSLTDVPKLNDFAESETQLNLRGATHLTDDERANHSLPYLKEDLGKQLKAVQEDASIQNHSSVRTTPISMVLGSSEFNDDHDAESSSRITSLDSKSNDCKINKDLPSSDIEFSSSNNTGLKTSNNDSGYQISDGDEDDEDLLAACINIGMQNNRHRHSFIGNNLEKLPRSENNLTRYQTSLALDQVECNGSVESNSSLFNINYAESHGTTAESDLSEKNKKDNNEKSVQLEAATVMTNINNEYMHNIEESNNISTMTAVKNDNLDNNFSVITVLQKPDMFLNKNVFDNFTVNDECDTVKKESIIRVDEATTDDQISTDIPSMKQSFTKDSESSESIDSVEQSEHALLELCIQSNIKSESNITINQSNADYVKTQLELYNEQIDFIKERNNISEELSEIDGNASEKPEAPFEIVRTSDVLHRESAEKHIKEETYRRQRDPDAMIASLDRLTATLVQQTEAIRERDSSTMKQSLTCDTWNEDSPNDISFPSISISAPLVASFNSDAQEDQRTNVLENNMQVENNEQTGMTESKIIQREAIKLAEAVHAEANNQNELETTSLTSIDLEAIKPPSSMGSLLSLTASYAGSADNSETFVNRDRCYSTSLPPVSTRYSADPRNVRKKSLPFGVVAKRALGQSQSHTSSLENLLNECTSSHLENVKPPSMMDELPDVGDMENSMLSVASITSEIADSKEQDSHSLTGSDSAVFEMLKPVANVLSMTCMRYAEGMQSSANNSLSECLENINPPSLFNEVSEMDESTMEATTDTLCSDTLCIETELHTDEAVHSIVAEVIDEAENDTDEAVTPISSEYCVSSSAESTPKRRPPHLKSHLTPKQKRNLTKERYKTYTIAAEIVKKEQEERQKQDSTCNNEEGDKIPREKYSPFSKLTPKQRRQENRARFQTQVLENPFPDLNLTQTQEVQEVQELVSARNSGEKQESTSPNKSSIPTLTKLPMCRALRRKRGDSQENKERYRTRTLDDSETVFKEIEHNPVSSSNATEEGQINAQGYAHEEIQTMLEQNATIVLNNLNESNKANGDDILRCETVTLTSHNSEVDRDLRMRFVNGLSKKLMSTQHVDNAQTLAININHEEAEAEYALTHEDLGSADQNELGSDEESNYADEEQEPRETKRPRIIKPGIPGRDPSVDSNATDKSEPESPKAIRGRRKALYSNPITRKPTPQSSPLKQANLISGIPIGRSNTSPIVRATRVTTLRQNSNSSTTTTKDLPKINMSPKKTPSVANAEKKTRNLAAVSKRASVPQKGSSLTFTKSTKRHSTPSASSSNYQSDSKLPEVPIKPLERQGTFTKDEPEVENAPTVHSASGSPVKTKIAKPIKGASSKIYPATGKSKISVKAYQPKMTANSSEKMQPPKGLLMAPKKMSTGKIITPPKVLNASQNDKTFRKVDSLGQRSNSNSSIVANSSTSVQNRKLAKEATSKIASLWKKVEESKNKQRFEKPDTRQWIRPANSTTEVDAAPIAAATFNNPPAYKLFRSSTFEGISQEDSSSVETSPYKSRSRPPVLGMQVGPAGPKYRNSCDLTGMNANEAPCKIPVKSSEAYKRETTQLGDSLVTMRKQQSAEFGTETDLTKRISRLGSFIRVDPATAAENGVRTPASAIVPPFNYNPKPDIPSQAAKPRSDEGQGKFEMTDCHAEIVTGSARVTTV